The Polyangium aurulentum genomic interval GCCATCGTCAATCCGTCCCCCTTTCCGGTTGCGGACGGCGCGCAAACCGAAGCGCCGTCCGCGGCGGTGGCGGGGCCGCCGGGCACGGTCCTCGTGAGCTATACCGGCGATGACCCTTCGTCCGGCAAGCTCCGCGGCCATGCGCGCGTCGTGAACGAGGGCCCGCCGGTCGGCAATCCCTGCGCGTCCGCGGCCGATTGTGCGAGCGGCTTCTGCGTGGACGGCGTCTGCTGCAACGAAGCGTGCGGCGGGGGCGTAAACGATTGCACCGCGTGCAGCGTGGCCGCGGGCGCGGCCGCCAACGGCGTCTGCGGCCCGGCCACCGGACCCCTCTGCGACGACGACGACGCGTGCACCTCGACCGACGTTTGCCAATCCGGCGCGTGCGTCGGAAAGGTCCCCGTGGTTTGCTCCTCGCCCGGCGATCCTTGCCTTATCGGTGTCTGCGTCCCCGCGACGGGCGTCTGCGCGCCCCAGCCTTTGCCTGATGGGACAGCGTGCCCGGGCGGCGGCACCTGCGTGGGCGGCGTGTGCGAGGCGGGCGCGGGCGGGGGAGGAATGGCCGGCGCCGGGGGAACCGCCGGCGCGGGCGGTGAGGGAATGGCTGGCGCGGGCGGTGAGGGAATGGCCGGCGCGGGCGGCGAGGGAATGGCCGGCGCGGGCGGGCAGGGCGGCGGCGGGGGCACGGGCGAGGGGCCCCAGCTCGAGCTCGAGGACGACGGCTGCGGCTGCCGCACGGCCCCTGCGAGCGCGCCCGCGGCACCCACGGCGCTCGCGCTCGCGTTGCTCGGCCTCGTGCGCAGGCGCGCGGGTGGGCGGCGGCCCGGCCAGCAGCGCCGCTGAGCCCTGCTGCCGCGCAGAACATCCCGGGAGAGCACGAGGTTCGTCATGGTATTCAACGCCGCCACGTCTCAGCGCCGATCCGCCGGTTTACCGTCCCTCGGCCGGATGGCGTGGCTCGGCCTCCTCGCGGTGCTCTGCGGCGCATGGATCGTCTCGCCCGAAATTGTCCCTGACAAACCAAGCTTCGAGGGCGCCTCGGACAATCAGGAGCTCGCTTCGGTTGCGTTCGACGGAACGAGCTGGCTGGTCGTCTGGGAGGCCGCCTGGGAGGACGGCGCGGGCTCCGACGTGCGCGGCGCGCTCCTTGGGTCCGACGGCGTGCTCGCCGATCCCCGGGGTTTCACCGTGGCGCCCGGCGCCTCCTACGGGAGCGCTCCCGTCGTCGCCTGGGATGGCGCGAGCTATCTCGTCGTCTGGCAGAGCGGCAATGGAATCGCGACGAGCTGGGACATCCGCGCCCAGCGCTTGAGCGGGAGCGGCATCCCCCTCGGCGCCCCGTTCGACGTCTCCACGGCGGTGAACGGCCAATCCCGCCCGGCGGTGGCTGCGACGTCGGCCGGCGCGCTCGTCGTGTGGGAAGATCGCCGCGGCGGCACGAATGACGATCTCTATGGCGCCCGCATCGCGCCCGACGACACGGTGCTCGATCCGCAGGGGATCGCCATCTCGACGGCCGCCAATGATCAGAGCCGGCCCGCGGTCGTCTGGGATGGCCAGAGCTACCTGGTCGCGTGGCACGACGACAGCAATGGCCTCAGCGTCGATCTCCTCGCCGCGCGCGTCAGCGCCGCCGGTGCGGTCCTCGATCCGGTCGGGATCGTGGTGTCGGACGCCGCGAACAGCCAGATGTTCCCCTCCGTGGCCTCGAATGGCGCGGGCTCGATTGTCGTGTGGAGGGATTACCGCACCGGCAGCTCGTACGACATCTACGGCGCGCGGGTGGATCAAGCGGGTGCCGCCCTCGATCCCGCGGGCATTCTCATCTCGGCCGCGGCCGGCGCGCAGCGTTATCCCGAGGTGGGCTTCGACGGCACCAATTACCTCACGGTCTGGGAAGATCGGCGCGGCGGCACCTCGTACGACGTCTACGGCGCCCGCGTGAGCCCCGCTGGCACGGTGCTCGATCCGGCCGGCATTGCGATTGCCAAAAATGGCGGCGACGACCTGAACCTCGGCCTCGCGCCCGGCGGCGCGGGCACGAGCCTCGTCGTCTGGGACGCCGCGGGCCTCGGGCGCGACGTCCTCGGGGCGCGGGTCGATTCTGCGGGCGCCGTCCTCGACGCGTCGACCATCCTCGTCTCCGGCCAGGTCCGGTCGCAGGAGCGCGGCGACGCTGCATTCGACGGGACAAACTGGCTGCTCGTCTGGTCCGAGAGCCTCGAATCCGGGCGCGACATCCGCGGCGTCCGCGTGAGCCCCACCGGCGCCGTGCTCGACGCGACGCCCCTTCACATCCTCGACGACCAGCTCTACGTCGGCCACCCGCGCGTTGCATTCGACGGGACGAATTTCCTCGTCGTCTGGGAAGACACGCTCGACCCCGCGAACAACGAGGCCGAGGTCTGGGGGACGCGCGTCACGCCTGCCGGGACGGTCCTCGATCCGGGCGGGTTCGTCATTGCCACCGGCCCGGGAGGGCAATCGAGCCCCGAGGTCGCGTTCGGCGGCGGCCAGTACGTCGTTGCGTACGCGGACGACACGGACATCGTCAATGGGGCGGACGTGTACGCCGTGCGCGTGACGCCGGGCGGGGCGGTGCTCGATTCCACGGGCATTCCGATCGTGAAGAAGCCGGGCGCGCAGCAGCCCACCGACATTGCGTGGGACGGCAAGAGCTTCTTGATCGTGTGGGGTGGCTCGGGTCTCGACCTCGACGACGTCGAGGGGGCGCGCCTGTCGCCGGCCGGCGTGGTTCTCGATCCCGCGGGAATCCCTTTCGGCGTGGGCCCGACGCACGTGGACGCCTCCCCCGCGATCGCCTCGAACGGCGCCGATTTTTTCGTGGTGTGGCAGCGCTTCTTCGCTGGCGTCGCGCCGAGCGGGATCGTCGGGACGCGCATCGCGGATGGGGGCATCGTCGATCCGAACGGCATCTCCATCGCCTCGAATGCGAGCGCACCGGCGGTCGCGTTCGACGGAGCTCGTTACGTCGTGGCTTTCGACATGGGCGCCGGCGACATTCACGCGGCGCGCGTCGACGCCAGCGGCAAGCTCATCGACGCGACGCCCTTGGCGGTGGCCACCGGGCCCACGCTCGAGGGCGCCCCGGTCGCGTCCGCAGGGCCGCCTGGGCAGGTGCTTTTGGCGTACGAGCTCATCGATGACGCGATCGGCGGCTCGTTCAACCGCGCGCGCATCGTCTCCGAGGAAGCCGTGGGGGGCGCGGGCGGCGGGGGAGGAATGGCGAGCGGCGGCGGCTCCGCGGGCGCAGGCGGCGCTGGAGGAATGGGCGGTGCCGGAGGAATGGGCGGCGCCGGAGGAATGGGCGGCGCCGGAGGAATGGGCGGCTCGGGTGGATCCCCCGGTGACGGTGGGGGGGGCGGCAGCACGCCCGACGCTGTCAGGCTCGAAGGTGGCTGCGCCTGCCGCTCCGCGCCTTCGAGCGCTCCGGCAGCGCCTTTCGTGGCCTTCGGTGCCGCGCTCGTCGGTCTGGCTCGACGGCGGCGCCGTGGCGCGTCTTTCGGTTGAGCGCGCTCGTACGCGGGGCTCGCGCTTGCCTCGCCTGGTGCTATCTTCCGGCGCCCCCGTGTCCAGCACTCTCCTTCAACGCGAAATCACGCGACGCAAGACGTTCGCGATCATCTCCCACCCCGACGCCGGCAAGACGACGCTCACCGAGAAGCTCCTGCTTTACGGCGGGGCCATCCAGCTCGCGGGTGCGGTCAAGGCCAAGCGCGAGCGCGCGCACGCCGTCAGCGACTGGATGGAGATGGAGCGCGAGCGCGGCATCTCCATCGCCTCGAGCGTCCTGCAGTTCCCGTACAAGGGCCGGCTCCTGTCGCTCGTCGACACCCCGGGCCACGCGGACTTCAGCGAGGATACCTACCGCGCGCTCATGGCCACCGACGCGGCCATCATGCTCCTCGACTGCGCCAAGGGCGTCGAGGCGCAGACGAAGAAGCTCTTCCGCGTCTGCAAGCTGCGCGCGATGCCCATCTTCACCTTCGTCAACAAGCTCGATCGCCCCGGTCGCGAGCCGTTCGAGCTCATCGGCGAGGTCGAGGAGGTGCTCGGGATCGGCGTTTACCCGATCACCTGGCCCATCTTCTCGCAGGGCAAGTTCAAGGGCGTCTATCACCGCCTCACGCGGCAGGTCTATCTCTTCGAGCTCGTCGCGCACGGCGCCGAGATGGCCCCGATGGAGGCGCGCGATCTGCACGATCCGGCCCTCGTCGCCGCGCTCGACGAGGAGGGCGTGAAGCAGCTCCGCGATGACGTCGAATTGCTCGACGCGGCCGGCGACGAGCTCGATCCGGGCAAGCTCGCGCGCGGCGAGGTCACGCCCATGTTCTTCGGCAGCGCGCTGACCAATTTCGGCCTGCCGCAGCTCCTCGATTCGTTCGTGCAGATGATGCCGCAGCCCGCGCCGCGCGCGAGCGACAAGGGCGAGATCCTGCCCGACGACGAGCGATTCACCGCGTTCGTCTTCAAGATCCAGGCGAACATGGATCGGGCGCACCGCGATCGCGTGGCCTTCTTGCGCGTCTGCTCGGGCCGGTACGAGCGCGGAATGAAGGTGCGGCACGTGCGGCTCGAGCGCGACATTCGCCTCACCAATCCCGTCCAGTTCCTCGCGCAGGAGCGCACGCTCGTCGAGGACGGGTTCGCGGGGGACATCATCGGCGTCTTCGATCCGGGCATCTTCCTCATTGGCGACACGCTCACGGACGGCGCGAATTTGCGTTATGCGCCCCTGCCGCAGTTCCCGCCCGAGCATTTCGCGCGCATGGCGATGATCGATCCGATGAAGCGCAAGCAGCTCAAGAAGGGCCTCGAGCAGCTCGCGCAAGAGGGCAGCGTGCAGCTCTTCCGGCCGCCCGAGGGCCGCGAGGGGGACGCGATCCTCGGCGTGGTCGGCGAGCTGCAGTTCGACGTCATCAAGCACCGCCTCTCGGCCGAGTACGGGGTCGAGGTGCGGGTCGAGCGGCTGTCGTTCAACCTCGCGCGCTGGGTCGAGGGCGAGCCCATCCCGCTCGCCGAGCTGGAATCGCAGCTCTATGGCTATGGCGCGCTCGACGTCCACGGCCAGCCGGTCGTGCTCTTCAAGGGCGAATGGCAGCTCCAGACGTGCGCCAAGGCATTCCCGAACACCCGCTTCGTCGAGCTCGGGTCCGGGGCGCTCAAGATGCCTGACGCGAATTGAAAACGAGCGGGGGCGCTAGAACACCGATCCGTTTGCACGGCTCGGTGTTCTAGCCTCTTTGTCCCGAGGGGGACGCCTCGCGTCCCCCTCTCGGCCGGGCGAAGCCCGCCCGATTCACCCCCCGAGGCGAGATCGCTCCGCGATCTCGCAGAGCAGCGAACGGGTCGCTGCTCTAGAACGCGCTCCCGTTCGCCCGCTTTCCAGGCGACGCGCTCGCCGCGGTGAGCGCCGTGTGCAGCACGAAGGTGCCCTGCGCGCTCGCGTCGGGGCTGCGGTTCATCGACACGCCGTCCGTGCTCGCGAGGCTCGAGCCGAACGTGAACGTGTCCACGGTGGCGCCCGATGCGTTCACGAGCGCCACCGTATCGCCGCTGTTCCCGAGCCCGAGCCCTCCGGTCGACGCGGCCACCGCATTGCCGAGCCCCGCCGGAATCCCCGACGAACCTCCGAATACGACGAGCGCGCCCCCTGCCGCGAGCGACGTGCCTGCGGGGAAGGTGTGGCGCGCCTGCGTGCCGTCCGCGATCGACCACCCGCCGAGATCTGCCGCGGCCCCGCCCACGTTCACGATCTCGACGAACTCGCCGCTCGTGCTCGATCCCGGCTCGTTCGCGCAGATCTCGTTCACGATGACCTGGGCTTTCCCCGCGCCCGGGGTGATGCGCGAGAGCACGGGCAGGTGATCGCTGGTCGTCGAGCTGTAGCTCGTGACGTATTGATCCACGCGGTAAACCTCGACCGATCCGGCCACGTAGAGCGAAAACAGCTCGTTCGTCATGAGCTGGTGGTCGATCATCTGCGTGCCGCTCAGCGTCGACCGGACCCCGGCGTCGGACAGCGCCTTGGTGACGAAGCGGTAATCGGCCGAGTCGTTCACGAAATTGGCGTAGGGCGACGCTTTGCCGGAGATCATCGAGGTATCGACGTCGTCGTTGAAGTCGCCGGCCACGATGACGCGGTCCGTGGCGCGGTTCGCGTCGAGGTACGATTTCAGCGCGATCGACGCGTTTACCCGGCGATCGTAGCTCGCCGTGTCGCCGAGGGCCTTGGCGTGCAGGGTGATGAAGTAGACGTCGAACGTCGAGCCCCCGATCGTCACCTTCAGCTTCACCTCGAGGGGCGGCCGGCCGCCGAAATCGTACGCGTTCGCCGTGCAGATGAGCTGCGCGCTCTGCACCGTCGCCACGGACGTCTTGTAGAGGACGCCGACCTTCTGCTCGCCGCTCGTGTAATAGGTCGATCCGCCCGTCACGTCGCTCGCGAGCAGGCTCGCATACCCGGGCAAACCCGCGACGAGCTGGTTCCATTGTGTCGCGCTCACGATCTCCTGCACGCCCCACACGTCGAGGTCCGTGCCTGCGATGACGTCGCGGGCGTTCGAGCGCTGGAGCGCCTCGTCGGTCGGACCATTGCCCGTGGAGCCGAACCACTCGATGTTCCAGGTCCCCACGTCGAAGGTGCTCGCCGTGCCCTTCGCCGGGACGGTGACGACCTCGAGGGCCGCCTCCTCGAGCGCGTCCTCGTCCGCCGCTCCTTCCTCCGGGCCGCACCCGAGCGGCGCGAGCAAAAAGAGCAGGCATGTGGCCGAGATGAAGCAGGATTCGATGGTTCGCGTCACGCCGCCTCCGAAGCAAGAACGGGTCTTCGCCTCGAATGGAGGTATCACGCGCAGGCGTCGGGCGACAGATTCGTGCTCTTTTGCCCCTCTAATCGCGCAGCAGCGAAAAATTACGCATCGATTTATGACCGGCCGAAAATGATCCGCTCCTCGTTCAACAGGCGCGCCGTGAGCAGGAGACAAATGGCGGCGGCGATGATGCATCCTACCGCGGCCAACACGAACGGAGCCGCGCCGATCGCCTGACCTCGCATCACCTCGCCCACGAGGAGCTGCTGTCCGAAGACGGGCACGGCGAACATCCACGCCTTCGCCTGGACCGGGGAAAACGAAAGGAGCATTCCCGGCAGCGTGGGCAGGAGCAGGAGGACCTGGAGGTACGTCTGCGCTTCTTTGAAGGAACGCGCGTAGGTGGACACGAGCATCTGCCCCGCCGACGCGAAGAACGTCAATGGGATCACGGTGGCGAGCATGCCGATCACGGCCGTCGCGTCGAAGCGCGTCTTCACGCCGAGGTCCTGCAGCGGCACGCGCTTCAACACGAGGAGGAAGGCCGCCATGCACACGAGCACCGCAATGCACGCGAGCGCCACGGTGGCGAGCCATTTGCCCACGACCAGCGCGCCGCGGTGAACCGGGTTGATGAGCAAGGGCTCGAGCGACCCGCGCTCGCGCTCGCCGGCCATCGCGTCGATGGCCACGTTCATGCCCCCCACGAATGCGGTGAGCACGAGGAAGAGCGGGATCATGGTGAGGAGATTGGCGGCCATGCGCTCGGGCGTGGCGAGGTCCACCTCGTCGATGCGCACGGGCTGGAGCAGCTCGGGGGTCACGCCGCGCGCGAACAGGCGCTGGCTCGCGACGAGGCCCGAATAGCCCTCGAGCAGCGTGCGCAGGCGCCGGTTGCTCACGCGCGCCTCGTTGCGCGAGTTGTCGAGCACGAGCTGCACGGACGCGGTATGCCCGGCAGAGAAGTCCTCCCCGTAATCCGGCGGAATCACGAGCACCGCGTCGAGCTTGCCCGCCTGGACGAGGGCCTCGTAATCGGGCGGCGCGTCGGTGAGCGTCGCCCCGTTGCGCTGCAAAAAGGCGATGAGGCTCGGGGCGTGCTCGCGGCCGAGCACCGGCACGACCAGCGGCTTTCCCGCGCGCGCCCACGAGGCCACCACCGTGAACATCAGCATGAATACCAGCGCGCCGAAGATCGGCATCACGAGCGCGCTCATCAGCGAGCGCCGGTCGCGCAGGTGGTCTTTCATCTCCTTGCGGAAAACGACGGCGATGAGCGCATTCATTGCACGAGCCCCTGGTCGGTGCCGATGACCGAGACGAACGCCTCTTCGAGGCTCTCCTTGCCGGTGCGCGCCCGCAGCTCGTCCGGGGTTCCCTCGGCGACCACGCGGCCTCGGGCGACCACGACGATGCGGTCGCAGAGCGCCGCGACCTCTTGCATCACGTGGCTCGAGAAGAGCACGCAATGGCCCCTCTCCTTGAGCTTTCGGATCAAGGCGCGCACGGCGCGGGTGCTCATCACGTCGAGGCCATTGGTGGGCTCGTCGAGGAGCACGTTGCGCGGCCCGTGCACGAGCGCGCGTGCGAGGGCGACCTTCATTCGTTCCCCCTGGCTGAACCCCTCGGCGCGGCGGTCGGCGATGTCCTTCATTTCGAGCATCTCCACGAGCTCGTCCACGCGTTTGTCGAGCGCCGAGCCTTTCATTCCGTGCAGCTCGCCGGCGTAGCGCGCGTGCTCGCGGGCCGTGAGGCGAGGGTAGAGGCCGCGCGCGTCCGGCAAGACCCCGATGGCGCGGCGCACGTCCATGGGGCGCGAGGTGGCGTCCATTCCGTCGACCCGCGCGCTGCCGCGGTCCGGCTTGATGAGCGTGTAGAGCATCCTGAGCGTCGTCGTCTTCCCGGCGCCGTTCGGGCCGAGGAGGCCGGTGACGACGCCGTCGGCCGCGGTGAACGAGACGTCCTCCACCGCGGTCACCGCGCCGAAGCGCTTGTGCAGGTTCTGCACCTCGATCATGCGTGGGCTCCCATCAGGGCATCGGGCCGGCGAATGAAGTGACGAAAGGAGGGCGGGCAAGCTCGGGGCCGCACGCGGGCTTCAGTCCCTCCAGGCTGCCCGCCTTCACGAAATCGGCCATCAACGACCGAACGCAATCGACCATCGCGGTATTGTGACCGACCCCGGGGACCGTGACGTGCAGGCTGTTCGAGAGCGTCTTCTTCGCCTCCTCGCCCCAGGAGGGCGGCGTCACGGGGTCCAGCTCGCCGGAGAGCAGCAATGTGGGCAGCGCCGAGGCCACGGGCGTCCGGTAGCCCTCGGGCACGGTGCCGCGCGGCCATACCCGGCACGGCTCGAGCATGTCGTGCACCGTCTTTCCGCCGAACCACGTGCCGGCCGACTCGCGCGCGATGGCCTCGTCGGTGATGAAGGGCGCGTCCTCCGCGCAAACCACCGAATAAAACATGCCGTGCTCGATCGTCGCGCTCATCCCGCCCGTGACCCCCAGGCTGAGCGCGACGAACGGAGCGTAATCGCCCTTGGTCGCCCGATCGAGGACGAGCGGCACGAGCGCTGCCAGCTCGGGCATGTAGAGCTGGCCGCGTATCATCTGCAAAAAGACGTACCGCGAGACCGTGATCTCCTCGGGCGCGCCGGTGAGCGGATGCGCCACGGTCACCTTCGCCGGCGCGGCCTCGAGCCCATCGAGATACGTCTTCACCCGCGATTTCAGATCGGGGAAGGCCCTGGCGCAGCCCGCGTCTTTTTCACAATGCGCGAAGAGCAGATCGAGGGCGCGCTGGCCGTCCCGCGGCATGTAGAGCGGCAGGAGGAGGTTCATCGGCGCCACGCCGTCGAGCATGGTCGTGCGCACGTGCTCGGGGTGCTGGCGCATGTACACGAGCGCCGCCCGCGTCCCGTACGATATCCCCCACAGGTTGAGCTTTTCATAGCCCAGCGCCTCGCGCACCTCGTCGAGGTCGTCCATGGCGATCGGCGTCGTATAAAACCTCGGATCGGCGTCGTAGCGCCCGAGGCAGGCGCGGAAATCCTCCTCGCGGTAAGCGTCGTCGAACTTCGCCGCGAGCGGGGCGCCGGGCGGATCGGGATTGCATTCGAGCGGCTTCGAGGCGCCCGTGCCCCGCTGATCGACGAGCACGATGTCGCGGTTTCTGCGAATGCGATCCACCATCTTGAGCACCGGCCCCATCTCCGAGGCCGCCTGGCCGGGTCCGCCGGGCAGGAGCACCAGCGGGTCGGGGTCGGGGCTCGACGCGAGGGCCGGCACGACCACGATCCGCAGGGCGATTTTGCGCCCCTGCTTCGCAGCCCGATCCTCGAAGACCTCGTGGGTGCCGCAGAGCGCCTGCTGCTCGATTCCCTCGACGCGGCAGGGCGTGAGCGCGATCCGGCGCCCGGTCGCTTCCGTTTCACTTCGGCTGCACGATACCGTGAGCGCTGCAGCTGTCAAAAAGAGCGCGGCGAGCCGCGGGGCCGCTGCTGTTCGCCCCGGAGGGCGCGGGTGAGGGGCGAGGGTTCGACCGGCCACGGGCAGGGCCATACCACGCCGACCCTCGCGACGCACCCTCGTGGGCGAATGGGCGCGCAACGGAACCGTGCGCGAAGCCACTGCTCGCGTTCTCGGCGTGCTACGTTGGGCGGGAGGTCATCGAGCACATCGCCATGGAAATGTTTTCATTCAGCAGAACACACCACGTCAAGGACGGCCTTCCCGTCTTGCCGGGCCGTCTTCCCATCGTCGGTCACCTGCTCGGCTTCACGCTCGGGCGCAACCCGGTCGATGTCATGCTCGAGGCGCGCGAGAGGCTCGGGCCGCTCTTCTGGACCGACTCGGGCTTCGGAAACTGGACGCTCATATGCACCGAGCCCGAGGTGTTCGAGGTTCTGCGCAATCGCGTCACCACGAGCGCCCATTTCCAGGATATCGTCGGCGTGTTCGTCGGAAAGTCGCTGCTCGGGCAGGACGGCCCGCCGCACCATCACATGCGCTCGGCGCTGAATACGCCCTTCACCCCGCGCGGCATGACGGCCGCGCGCGTGGGTGAGACGACCGCGGAGCTCATCGCCGCGCAGCTCGCAGGCTGGGGCGCCGATGGGGTCACCATCCTGGAGCAGACGCAGACGGTCACGCTCGACATCATCTTCCGCATCATGGGAATCGAGGCCAGCGAGATCGACGAGTGGCGGGCTCAATATAAAGAGTTCATGCTCTCCGGCTTCGCATTCCCGCTCGACGTGCCCTTCTCGCCGCGGCGGCGCGGGCTGCGGGCGCGGGCGTGGCTCGACGACAAGCTGCGCGCGATTTTTCGCGGGGTCGGCGAGGATGGCGCGCCGAGCTTCCTCAAGTCGATCGTGCATGGGCGCGACGAGGAGGGGCGGGGGCTGACCGAGCAGGAGCTGCTCGACAACACGCGGCTGCTCGTGCTCGCGGGCCACGAGACCACGGCCTCGACGATGGCCTGGCTCGCGA includes:
- a CDS encoding alpha/beta hydrolase, with protein sequence MAGRTLAPHPRPPGRTAAAPRLAALFLTAAALTVSCSRSETEATGRRIALTPCRVEGIEQQALCGTHEVFEDRAAKQGRKIALRIVVVPALASSPDPDPLVLLPGGPGQAASEMGPVLKMVDRIRRNRDIVLVDQRGTGASKPLECNPDPPGAPLAAKFDDAYREEDFRACLGRYDADPRFYTTPIAMDDLDEVREALGYEKLNLWGISYGTRAALVYMRQHPEHVRTTMLDGVAPMNLLLPLYMPRDGQRALDLLFAHCEKDAGCARAFPDLKSRVKTYLDGLEAAPAKVTVAHPLTGAPEEITVSRYVFLQMIRGQLYMPELAALVPLVLDRATKGDYAPFVALSLGVTGGMSATIEHGMFYSVVCAEDAPFITDEAIARESAGTWFGGKTVHDMLEPCRVWPRGTVPEGYRTPVASALPTLLLSGELDPVTPPSWGEEAKKTLSNSLHVTVPGVGHNTAMVDCVRSLMADFVKAGSLEGLKPACGPELARPPFVTSFAGPMP
- a CDS encoding lamin tail domain-containing protein; the encoded protein is MTRTIESCFISATCLLFLLAPLGCGPEEGAADEDALEEAALEVVTVPAKGTASTFDVGTWNIEWFGSTGNGPTDEALQRSNARDVIAGTDLDVWGVQEIVSATQWNQLVAGLPGYASLLASDVTGGSTYYTSGEQKVGVLYKTSVATVQSAQLICTANAYDFGGRPPLEVKLKVTIGGSTFDVYFITLHAKALGDTASYDRRVNASIALKSYLDANRATDRVIVAGDFNDDVDTSMISGKASPYANFVNDSADYRFVTKALSDAGVRSTLSGTQMIDHQLMTNELFSLYVAGSVEVYRVDQYVTSYSSTTSDHLPVLSRITPGAGKAQVIVNEICANEPGSSTSGEFVEIVNVGGAAADLGGWSIADGTQARHTFPAGTSLAAGGALVVFGGSSGIPAGLGNAVAASTGGLGLGNSGDTVALVNASGATVDTFTFGSSLASTDGVSMNRSPDASAQGTFVLHTALTAASASPGKRANGSAF
- a CDS encoding ABC transporter permease: MNALIAVVFRKEMKDHLRDRRSLMSALVMPIFGALVFMLMFTVVASWARAGKPLVVPVLGREHAPSLIAFLQRNGATLTDAPPDYEALVQAGKLDAVLVIPPDYGEDFSAGHTASVQLVLDNSRNEARVSNRRLRTLLEGYSGLVASQRLFARGVTPELLQPVRIDEVDLATPERMAANLLTMIPLFLVLTAFVGGMNVAIDAMAGERERGSLEPLLINPVHRGALVVGKWLATVALACIAVLVCMAAFLLVLKRVPLQDLGVKTRFDATAVIGMLATVIPLTFFASAGQMLVSTYARSFKEAQTYLQVLLLLPTLPGMLLSFSPVQAKAWMFAVPVFGQQLLVGEVMRGQAIGAAPFVLAAVGCIIAAAICLLLTARLLNEERIIFGRS
- a CDS encoding MYXO-CTERM sorting domain-containing protein, with translation MVFNAATSQRRSAGLPSLGRMAWLGLLAVLCGAWIVSPEIVPDKPSFEGASDNQELASVAFDGTSWLVVWEAAWEDGAGSDVRGALLGSDGVLADPRGFTVAPGASYGSAPVVAWDGASYLVVWQSGNGIATSWDIRAQRLSGSGIPLGAPFDVSTAVNGQSRPAVAATSAGALVVWEDRRGGTNDDLYGARIAPDDTVLDPQGIAISTAANDQSRPAVVWDGQSYLVAWHDDSNGLSVDLLAARVSAAGAVLDPVGIVVSDAANSQMFPSVASNGAGSIVVWRDYRTGSSYDIYGARVDQAGAALDPAGILISAAAGAQRYPEVGFDGTNYLTVWEDRRGGTSYDVYGARVSPAGTVLDPAGIAIAKNGGDDLNLGLAPGGAGTSLVVWDAAGLGRDVLGARVDSAGAVLDASTILVSGQVRSQERGDAAFDGTNWLLVWSESLESGRDIRGVRVSPTGAVLDATPLHILDDQLYVGHPRVAFDGTNFLVVWEDTLDPANNEAEVWGTRVTPAGTVLDPGGFVIATGPGGQSSPEVAFGGGQYVVAYADDTDIVNGADVYAVRVTPGGAVLDSTGIPIVKKPGAQQPTDIAWDGKSFLIVWGGSGLDLDDVEGARLSPAGVVLDPAGIPFGVGPTHVDASPAIASNGADFFVVWQRFFAGVAPSGIVGTRIADGGIVDPNGISIASNASAPAVAFDGARYVVAFDMGAGDIHAARVDASGKLIDATPLAVATGPTLEGAPVASAGPPGQVLLAYELIDDAIGGSFNRARIVSEEAVGGAGGGGGMASGGGSAGAGGAGGMGGAGGMGGAGGMGGAGGMGGSGGSPGDGGGGGSTPDAVRLEGGCACRSAPSSAPAAPFVAFGAALVGLARRRRRGASFG
- a CDS encoding peptide chain release factor 3 — translated: MSSTLLQREITRRKTFAIISHPDAGKTTLTEKLLLYGGAIQLAGAVKAKRERAHAVSDWMEMERERGISIASSVLQFPYKGRLLSLVDTPGHADFSEDTYRALMATDAAIMLLDCAKGVEAQTKKLFRVCKLRAMPIFTFVNKLDRPGREPFELIGEVEEVLGIGVYPITWPIFSQGKFKGVYHRLTRQVYLFELVAHGAEMAPMEARDLHDPALVAALDEEGVKQLRDDVELLDAAGDELDPGKLARGEVTPMFFGSALTNFGLPQLLDSFVQMMPQPAPRASDKGEILPDDERFTAFVFKIQANMDRAHRDRVAFLRVCSGRYERGMKVRHVRLERDIRLTNPVQFLAQERTLVEDGFAGDIIGVFDPGIFLIGDTLTDGANLRYAPLPQFPPEHFARMAMIDPMKRKQLKKGLEQLAQEGSVQLFRPPEGREGDAILGVVGELQFDVIKHRLSAEYGVEVRVERLSFNLARWVEGEPIPLAELESQLYGYGALDVHGQPVVLFKGEWQLQTCAKAFPNTRFVELGSGALKMPDAN
- a CDS encoding ATP-binding cassette domain-containing protein, which codes for MIEVQNLHKRFGAVTAVEDVSFTAADGVVTGLLGPNGAGKTTTLRMLYTLIKPDRGSARVDGMDATSRPMDVRRAIGVLPDARGLYPRLTAREHARYAGELHGMKGSALDKRVDELVEMLEMKDIADRRAEGFSQGERMKVALARALVHGPRNVLLDEPTNGLDVMSTRAVRALIRKLKERGHCVLFSSHVMQEVAALCDRIVVVARGRVVAEGTPDELRARTGKESLEEAFVSVIGTDQGLVQ
- a CDS encoding cytochrome P450, with the protein product MEMFSFSRTHHVKDGLPVLPGRLPIVGHLLGFTLGRNPVDVMLEARERLGPLFWTDSGFGNWTLICTEPEVFEVLRNRVTTSAHFQDIVGVFVGKSLLGQDGPPHHHMRSALNTPFTPRGMTAARVGETTAELIAAQLAGWGADGVTILEQTQTVTLDIIFRIMGIEASEIDEWRAQYKEFMLSGFAFPLDVPFSPRRRGLRARAWLDDKLRAIFRGVGEDGAPSFLKSIVHGRDEEGRGLTEQELLDNTRLLVLAGHETTASTMAWLAINVAQRPDLWDKLCEEARNGSGLPRTPQELKAYPFAEALFRETLRLYPPAPSTSRKTTDWITLCHHRIPPGTMVGVPVGVLGRHPALHEAPERFDPGRWLGRSGAPTPIELVPFGGGPHFCLGYNLAWMEVVQFAVAMARELDARGVRPRLANGPAPRQWYTPLGHPTATTRIEFAPSNASRTDRAAS